From a region of the Streptomyces venezuelae genome:
- a CDS encoding bifunctional glycosyltransferase family 2 protein/CDP-glycerol:glycerophosphate glycerophosphotransferase, which translates to MHVPDVSVVVIVYNDAERLPTAVRSVLDQTLHSVEVVIVDDCSKDRSYAVAQELESAHPGRVRAFQLPENSGGCGAPRNHGIQQATGTYVMFLDSDDVLERNACRNMLDAAERTGSDLVAGMCVRVHLDNRWGKTTEWYPWIYSRTRTLESITEYPDLLVYDTLSTNKCYRRAFLLEQGLEFPVGIHYEDLLFSAQAYVAARRITLIPNHVYFWNVVEKAAALSISNRRHEIANFVHRMEIHRRVDALLAEKGHTDIKSAKDAKFLKHDLVLHLRDLPLLSDEYRQEFARLANGYLAGIDPAAYENVTYLQAICAYLLGKEDWDNLLPAADAMTNKGRLTSPLAERDGRVYWCAQHIDGPDADEARRILDVTEQAFHTTPLTSLTLGNRLTSYEDDGRGTVTLSGSVVNPLGRIPADADIKATLEFRARRQIGVRSFSFPVETVRHTGDTIEWTGTADVASTVRPLGIIDAVWDVRLKLTAGGERITTRVAIGGVDLESAARLRVRPRLTRLVSDRFGPQMTKKGNLSYVLSAEGAAAVRTQSLINNAIQGKAAGVVKRGLRKALRARRNIGSGEQKVKIYHEVFSKLPIKKGTVVFESHMGKQYSDSPKAIYEELVRQGAPFEAIWSYAGAKPTGFPKEATLVRRWSWQYLRALAQAEYWVDNQGFPLALAKRPGTTYIQTWHGSALKRMGFHEPRTKAQGRAGQARFQAAVDRFDHFLIRSEHDTRTLAKGFRLRDEVLLRTGYPRNDALVEAHRTEANSGERVRGPLAGDLGIDPDKKVLLYAPTFRAGPDGAVEGFTFPFDVEEFADRLGDRFTLLVRTHYLNSVSLPPSVAGRVVDVSRHHDITPLLALADGLITDYSSVMFDYAVLDRPMLFFAYDYEKYATDIRGTYFDLKEKAPGPVVVTADELLQALAAFEEADVKYAQARQRFLAEFGEYDRGDAARQIVEKFFTRSGK; encoded by the coding sequence GTGCACGTGCCCGACGTCTCCGTGGTCGTCATCGTCTACAACGACGCAGAGCGTCTGCCGACAGCAGTCCGGTCGGTTCTGGACCAGACCCTGCACAGTGTCGAAGTCGTGATCGTCGACGACTGCAGCAAGGACCGCTCGTACGCGGTCGCCCAGGAACTGGAGTCCGCACATCCGGGAAGGGTGCGCGCGTTCCAGCTGCCGGAGAACAGCGGCGGCTGCGGTGCGCCGCGCAACCACGGCATCCAGCAGGCCACCGGAACGTACGTGATGTTCCTCGACAGCGACGACGTGCTGGAGCGCAACGCCTGCCGGAACATGCTGGACGCTGCCGAGCGGACCGGATCCGACCTGGTCGCGGGCATGTGCGTACGCGTGCACCTCGACAACCGGTGGGGCAAGACCACCGAGTGGTACCCCTGGATCTACTCGCGCACCCGCACCCTGGAATCGATCACCGAGTACCCCGACCTGCTGGTCTACGACACCCTCTCCACGAACAAGTGCTACCGGCGCGCGTTCCTGCTGGAGCAGGGCCTGGAGTTCCCGGTCGGCATCCACTACGAGGACCTGCTGTTCTCCGCGCAGGCCTACGTGGCCGCCCGCCGCATCACGCTGATCCCGAACCACGTCTACTTCTGGAACGTGGTCGAGAAGGCCGCGGCCCTGTCGATCAGCAACCGGCGCCACGAGATCGCGAACTTCGTCCACCGGATGGAGATCCACCGCCGCGTCGACGCCCTGCTGGCCGAGAAGGGCCACACGGACATCAAGTCCGCGAAGGACGCCAAGTTCCTCAAGCACGACCTCGTGCTGCACCTGCGCGACCTGCCGCTGCTGAGCGACGAGTACCGCCAGGAGTTCGCCCGCCTCGCCAACGGCTACCTCGCGGGGATCGACCCGGCCGCGTACGAGAACGTCACCTACCTCCAGGCGATCTGCGCGTACCTGCTCGGCAAGGAGGACTGGGACAACCTGCTCCCGGCCGCCGACGCCATGACCAACAAGGGCCGGCTCACCTCTCCGCTCGCCGAGCGCGACGGCCGCGTCTACTGGTGCGCGCAGCACATCGACGGTCCCGACGCCGACGAGGCCCGCCGGATACTGGACGTCACCGAGCAGGCCTTCCACACCACGCCGCTCACCTCCCTGACCCTGGGCAACCGGCTCACCTCCTACGAGGACGACGGCCGCGGCACGGTCACCCTGTCCGGCTCCGTCGTGAACCCGCTGGGCCGGATCCCGGCCGACGCCGACATCAAGGCCACGCTCGAATTCCGGGCCCGGCGGCAGATCGGCGTGCGCTCCTTCAGCTTCCCGGTGGAAACCGTCCGCCACACCGGTGACACGATCGAGTGGACCGGCACCGCCGACGTCGCGAGCACGGTCCGCCCGCTCGGCATCATCGACGCCGTCTGGGACGTGCGCCTCAAGCTGACCGCGGGCGGCGAACGGATCACCACCCGTGTCGCGATCGGCGGGGTGGACCTGGAGTCGGCGGCCCGGCTGCGCGTGCGCCCGCGCCTGACCCGGCTGGTCTCCGACCGCTTCGGGCCCCAGATGACCAAGAAGGGCAACCTCAGCTACGTGCTGAGCGCCGAGGGCGCCGCCGCCGTCCGCACCCAGTCGCTGATCAACAACGCCATACAGGGCAAGGCGGCCGGCGTGGTCAAGCGGGGCCTGCGCAAGGCCCTGCGGGCCCGCCGCAACATCGGCTCCGGCGAGCAGAAGGTCAAGATCTACCACGAGGTCTTCTCGAAGCTGCCGATCAAGAAGGGCACGGTCGTCTTCGAGAGCCACATGGGCAAGCAGTACAGCGACAGCCCCAAGGCCATCTACGAGGAGCTGGTCCGCCAGGGCGCGCCGTTCGAGGCGATCTGGTCGTACGCGGGCGCCAAGCCCACCGGCTTCCCCAAGGAGGCCACCCTGGTCAGGCGCTGGAGCTGGCAGTACCTGCGCGCCCTCGCGCAGGCCGAGTACTGGGTCGACAACCAGGGCTTCCCGCTGGCGCTGGCCAAGCGGCCGGGGACCACGTACATCCAGACCTGGCACGGCTCGGCGCTCAAGCGGATGGGCTTCCACGAGCCCCGGACCAAGGCGCAGGGGCGGGCCGGCCAGGCCCGCTTCCAGGCGGCCGTCGACCGCTTCGACCACTTCCTGATCCGCTCCGAGCACGACACCCGCACCCTCGCCAAGGGCTTCCGGCTGCGTGACGAGGTGCTGCTGCGCACGGGCTACCCGCGCAACGACGCCCTCGTCGAGGCGCACCGGACCGAGGCGAACAGCGGTGAGCGGGTCCGCGGGCCCCTCGCGGGCGACCTCGGCATCGACCCGGACAAGAAGGTGCTGCTGTACGCGCCCACCTTCCGGGCGGGCCCGGACGGCGCGGTGGAGGGCTTCACCTTCCCCTTCGACGTGGAGGAGTTCGCGGACCGGCTCGGCGACCGCTTCACGCTGCTGGTGCGGACCCACTACCTCAACAGCGTCTCGCTGCCGCCCTCCGTCGCGGGCCGGGTCGTCGACGTGTCCCGGCACCACGACATCACCCCGCTGCTGGCCCTCGCCGACGGCCTGATCACCGACTACTCGTCCGTGATGTTCGACTACGCCGTCCTGGACCGGCCGATGCTGTTCTTCGCGTACGACTACGAGAAGTACGCCACCGACATCCGCGGCACGTACTTCGACCTGAAGGAGAAGGCCCCCGGCCCGGTGGTGGTCACGGCGGACGAACTCCTGCAGGCGCTCGCCGCCTTCGAGGAGGCGGACGTGAAGTACGCCCAGGCGCGGCAGCGTTTCCTCGCCGAGTTCGGCGAGTACGACCGCGGGGACGCGGCCCGCCAGATCGTCGAGAAGTTCTTCACCAGGAGCGGCAAGTGA